The Sulfurospirillum halorespirans DSM 13726 genome has a window encoding:
- a CDS encoding 4Fe-4S dicluster domain-containing protein codes for MQKAFLVDGSICLGCNTCAMACKNQYHQDKGILWRKVREIGAEEYHIDNNNILPTLVSYQKAPKAEMPMERFYFSLACNHCENPACVAICPVGAHTKDPETGICKHDQTICIGCGGCVKACPFGASKFNEKMGQAEKCSMCWERQADGKTTACVQSCPVGAIAIIDLHDPKYKEYANAAPIGIDYAINAETKPTTRFIHPSMPKEVYRLPKG; via the coding sequence ATGCAAAAAGCTTTTTTAGTCGATGGCAGTATCTGTCTAGGATGTAATACGTGTGCAATGGCCTGTAAAAATCAGTATCATCAAGATAAAGGAATTTTGTGGCGCAAGGTGCGTGAGATAGGGGCGGAGGAGTATCATATTGATAACAACAATATTTTACCAACCTTAGTTTCGTACCAAAAAGCACCCAAAGCGGAGATGCCGATGGAGCGATTCTATTTTTCACTTGCATGTAACCATTGTGAAAACCCAGCCTGTGTGGCGATCTGTCCTGTGGGAGCGCATACGAAAGACCCTGAAACGGGCATTTGTAAACATGACCAAACGATCTGTATTGGCTGTGGAGGATGTGTCAAAGCCTGCCCATTTGGTGCTTCAAAGTTCAATGAAAAGATGGGACAAGCGGAGAAATGCAGTATGTGTTGGGAAAGACAAGCCGATGGTAAAACAACGGCATGTGTTCAGTCCTGCCCTGTAGGTGCGATCGCGATTATTGATCTTCACGATCCAAAGTATAAAGAGTATGCAAATGCTGCGCCAATTGGCATTGACTATGCGATTAACGCGGAGACGAAACCGACAACACGCTTCATTCATCCATCCATGCCCAAAGAGGTTTACAGACTTCCAAAAGGATAA
- a CDS encoding response regulator transcription factor translates to MDKLFFERLKTLTILYAEDEEGIRKNIAASLRYYTKEVIEAENGKIALELYKSEKPDIVLTDILMPVMNGVDLVREIRKTDEETPLVIISAHTDREYLLKVVDLHLEQYIIKPVNLNGLLEALARCLKRIAQTHTIVYELPCGYSYDVDHKLLTYEEETIHLNKKEAGFLELLLHNKQRIVTYDELQAHVWQDDVMTDSALRSLVRNLRKKLPKDFITNLSGVGYRFEMC, encoded by the coding sequence GTGGATAAACTTTTTTTTGAACGATTGAAGACGCTCACCATTCTTTATGCCGAAGATGAAGAGGGCATCCGTAAAAATATTGCGGCATCGCTTCGCTACTACACCAAAGAGGTCATCGAAGCGGAGAACGGCAAAATTGCTTTAGAGCTCTACAAAAGCGAAAAACCAGACATTGTACTGACCGATATTTTAATGCCCGTGATGAACGGCGTGGATCTGGTACGAGAGATTCGTAAAACCGATGAAGAGACACCTTTGGTCATTATCTCGGCGCACACCGATAGGGAGTATCTGCTTAAAGTGGTCGATCTGCATTTAGAGCAGTACATCATCAAACCTGTCAATCTCAACGGTCTTTTAGAAGCCCTCGCACGCTGTTTGAAACGCATTGCTCAAACGCATACGATTGTGTATGAACTTCCCTGTGGGTACTCGTACGATGTCGATCATAAGCTGTTGACGTATGAAGAAGAGACGATTCATCTCAATAAAAAAGAGGCGGGATTTTTGGAGTTACTGCTGCATAACAAACAGCGCATTGTGACCTACGATGAGTTGCAAGCCCATGTCTGGCAAGATGATGTGATGACCGATAGCGCGCTTCGCTCACTGGTGCGAAATTTACGCAAGAAGTTACCGAAAGATTTTATTACCAATTTATCAGGGGTTGGGTACCGATTTGAGATGTGCTAG